The Cucumis melo cultivar AY chromosome 5, USDA_Cmelo_AY_1.0, whole genome shotgun sequence genome has a segment encoding these proteins:
- the LOC127149561 gene encoding uncharacterized protein LOC127149561 translates to MYEIERLKKLGATVFEGSTDPTDTEVWLNMLEKCFDVMSCTQERKVRLATFLLQKEAEGWWKSIIARRNDARTLDWQTFRGIFEEKYYPTTYCEAKRDEFLKLKQRSLSVAEYERKYIELSRYAEMIVASESDRCRRFERGLRFEIRTSVTAIAKWTNFSQLVETALRVEQSIVEEKLAMELSRGVSTTSGIRGREQQRFTPGVNVSGCQDFKRRSGGKPLRQMSSGSAYQRQSQRVFSQSANSVARSRTGQESVASESKRTPCVSCGKSHRGQCLIGTGVCYQCGQIGHFKRDCPQLRVAVRRDQGVESHTVEQPRISTATGKGTSGTR, encoded by the coding sequence ATGTATGAGATTGAACGGTTGAAGAAATTAGGAGCCACAGTGTTTGAGGGCTCCACGGATCCAACTGACACCGAGGTCTGGTTAAATATGCTGGAGAAATGCTTcgacgtaatgagttgtactcAGGAGCGAAAAGTTAGATTAGCCACATTTCTGTTACAGAAAGAGGCCGAGGGATGGTGGAAATCCATTATAGCCAGGCGCAATGATGCACGTACGTTAGATTGGCAGACGTTCAGAGGCATATTTGAGGAAAAGTATTATCCCACCACATATTGTGAGGCAAAGAGAGATGAGTTTCTGAAGCTGAAACAAAGGTCACTTTCGGTGGCCGAGTACGAGAGGAAGTATATCGAGCTTTCGCGGTATGCTGAAATGATTGTGGcatctgagagtgacaggtgtcGCAGGTTTGAGAGAGGGCTACGTTTTGAGATACGTACCTCAGTGACCGCTATTGCCAAGTGGACAAATTTTTCCCAGCTAGTAGAGACTGCTTTacgtgtggagcagagtattGTAGAGGAAAAGTTGGCAATGGAGCTTAGTCGAGGAGTTTCAACAACTAGTGGTATTCGAGGTCGAGAGCAACAGAGGTTCACACCTGGAGTGAATGTTTCAGGTTGTCAAGACTTCAAGCGTCGATCGGGTGGCAAACCATTGAGGCAGATGAGTTCAGGTAGTGCTTATCAGAGGCAGAGTCAGAGAGTTTTCAGTCAGTCTGCGAACTCAGTAGCAAGATCGCGGACGGGTCAGGAGTCTGTTGCTAGTGAATCCAAGAGAACCCCATGTGTAAGTTGTGGCAAGAGTCATCGGGGTCAGTGTCTTATTGGCACCGGTGTGTGTTACCAGTGTGGACAAATAGGACATTTCAAGAGGGATTGTCCACAGCTGAGAGTAGCAGTTCGGAGGGACCAGGGAGTTGAGTCCCACACAGTTGAGCAGCCGAGAATCTCAACAGCCACAGGAAAGGGAACTAGTGGTACAAGATAA